attatttaattttatttataatgatgtttgattttagtagtatttaatttagtaataaaattatatatttttaatttttaatattttttatatttaagcagtgatacaattattcttaaagtattataattttatcaggataaacattaaaattatgaattataactgtttgtataatgtataattaatcagaataattaactgttttatttatttaaaataatactattattgttttgtttgatatataattatttaatttaattgattgtttatttttcattgtatacagtttaatgattgatttttctatttttttattttattttggaacacATATTTAGAAAAGAAATTTGCTATTAATAAGGAATTTAAGTggaattaattagtttctataaaaaaaaatgattttgtcaatttaccatattttacttattgctTTTACTACAATTTTGTAggaactaaaattttaaataagcaaaattaaaagggtagaacccaaaatgtacttcaaaacaaaatatatatatatatatagattggatTTTcagtttagaaaatttattaatgttaatataattattgagattgtaaacttttgctATAGAAAATTTGTGGtctatcatttaaatttgagagattctagcatccataaaaatagttttggagatttaatgagttaaaactttaatggatagagttgtttttggaaaaattggaatgtatagatgttgttaagattttatggcaataaatgtaacaaatgttggtcaatttaagaaagtttagtatttgagtttctttgcaatgttatttatggaatttctttaggggttaatgttgtaaaataaaaaattaaataattaaaacttcaaggatataaacaaaaatgtccttaaaaaatgttaatatagatttagatAAATTGATCATAAATGTCAACTGTTAAAGAGTACTAAAATAAATTGGAAAGGGGCCACTCTTCTTGTTGATGAGAAAGTAAAGAAGAGAgtggctttttttttaatacggaCTAATTGGTATGTGGTATGTTGTGAGAGGAAGGAGGTTGACGAGTGATGTTTCTTTTTGGATGCTCTCGCAATTAATTTAGTTAGTGATANNNNNNNNNNNNNNNNNNNNNNNNNNNNNNNNNNNNNNNNNNNNNNNNNNNNNNNNNNNNNNNNNNNNNNNNNNNNNNNNNNNNNNNNNNNNNNNNNNNNNNNNNNNNNNNNNNNNNNNNNNNNNNNNNNNNNNNNNNNNNNNNNNNNNNNNNNNNNNNNNNNNNNNNNNNNNNNNNNNNNNNNNNNNNNNNNNNNNNNNNNNNNNNNNNNNNNNNNNNNNNNNNNNNNNNNNNNNNNNNNNNNNNNNNNNNNNNNNNNNNNNNNNNNNNNNNNNNNNNNNNNNNNNNNNNNNNNNNNNNNNNNNNNNNNNNNNNNNNNNNNNNNNNNNNNNNNNNNNNNNNNNNNNNNNNNNNNNNNNNNNNNNNNNNNNNNNNNNNNNNNNNNNNNNNNNNNNNNNNNNNNNNNNNNNNNNNNNNNNNNNNNNNNNNNNNNNNNNNNNNNNNNNNNNNNNNNNNNNNNNNNNNNNNNNNNNNNNNNNNNNNNNNNNNNNNNNNNNNNNNNNNNNNNNNNNNNNNNNNNNNNNNNNNNNNNNNNNNNNNNNNNNNNNNNNNNNNNNNNNNNNNNNNNNNNNNNNNNNNNNNNNNNNNNNNNNNNNNNNNNNNNNNNNNNNNNNNNNNNNNNNNNNNNNNNNNNNNNNNNNNNNNNNNNNNNNNNNTGGGAATGCTGTAACGCAAGACCGTTTCATTGTTGTTGGCACTGGCTCAACACAGTTGTATCAGGCTGCTCTCTATGCTCTCTCCCCACATGATGACTCTGGTCCTATTAATGTCGTCTCAGCTGCACCTTATTATAGTGTGAGTCACATTAAGAGCTGTCTACTCAAACTATTTGTATGTCTTGTTATAGACGCACCATTTTGCTGGATATATACTAGCTATCTTGGGTTGTTTTAGCACACATAGATATCAATCTAACATGTATAAGCGGTTTGGTTGCAGTCATACCCTTTGATTACTGACTGCCTTAAATCGGGTTTATATCGATGGGGCGGAGATGCAAAGACATACAGGGAAGAAGGTCCATACATTGAACTTGTCACTTCTCCAAACAACCCTGATGGGTTCTTGAGAGAACCGGTAGTAAACAGTAGTAAAGGTAAATTGATCCATGATTTGGCTTACTACTGGCCGCAGTATACGCCGATAGCATCAGCAGCTGATCACGATGTAATGCTCTTCACTGCTTCGAAGAGCACTGGCCATGCAGGGATGCGCATTGGGTAAGTACATTTTTGTTACGTTTTACTTCAtgggaacaaaacaaaaaacgagtCTCTTAATTAAACGTCACATTCTTGTTTCATTTTGCAGATGGGCTTTAGTGAAAGACAGAGAGACAGCTAGGAAAATGACAGAGTACATTGAACTCAACACGATTGGGGTCTCAAAGGACTCGCAGCTTAGAGTAGCCAAGGTTCTAAAGGCTGTGTCAGACAGCTGTGGGAATGAAACGGCTAAATCCTTCTTTGAACACAGTTATGATGCTATGTATGAGAGGTGGAAGCTATTGAAACAAGCAGCGAAGNNNNNNNNNNNNNNNNNNNNNNNNNNNNNNNNNNNNNNNNNNNNNNNNNNNNNNNNNNNNNNNNNNNNNNNNNNNNNNNNNNNNNNNNNNNNNNNNNNNNNNNNNNNNNNNNNNNNNNNNNNNNNNNNNNNNNNNNNNNNNNNNNNNNNNNNNNNNNNNNNNNNNNNNNNNNNNNNNNNNNNNNNNNNNNNNNNNNNNNNNNNNNNNNNNNNNNNNNNNNNNNNNNNNNNNNNNNNNNNNNNNNNNNNNNNNNNNNNNNNNNNNNNNNNNNNNNNNNNNNNNNNNNNNNNNNNNNNNNNNNNNNNNNNNNNNNNNNNNNNNNNNNNNNNNNNNNNNNNNNNNNNNNNNNNNNNNNNNNNNNNNNNNNNNNNNNNNNNNNNNNNNNNNNNNNNNNNNNNNNNNNNNNNNNNNNNNNNNNNNNNNNNNNNNNNNNNNNNNNNNNNNNNNNNNNNNNNNNNNNNNNNNNNNNNNNNNNNNNNNNNNNNNNNNNNNNNNNNNNNNNNNNNNNNNNNNNNNNNNNNNNNNNNNNNNNNNNNNNNNNNNNNNNNNNNNNNNNNNNNNNNNNNNNNNNNNNNNNNNNNNNNNNNNNNNNNNNNNNNNNNNNNNNNNNNNNNNNNNNNNNNNNNNNNNNNNNNNNNNNNNNNNNNNNNNNNNNNNNNNNNNNNNNNNNNNNNNNNNNNNNNNNNNNNNNNNNNNNNNACATTCTTGTTTCATTTTGCAGATGGGCTTTAGTGAAAGACAGAGAGACAGCTAGGAAAATGACAGAGTACATTGAACTCAACACGATTGGGGTCTCAAAGGACTCGCAGCTTAGAGTAGCCAAGGTTCTAAAGGCTGTGTCAGACAGCTGTGGGAATGAAACGGCTAAATCCTTCTTTGAACACAGTTATGATGCTATGTATGAGAGGTGGAAGCTATTGAAACAAGCAGCGAAGGACACTAAACGTTTTACCGTTCCTGATTTCGTCTCTCAACGCTGCAATTTCTTTGGCAAGGTCTTTGAGTTACAACCaggtaaatataaataaaaacaatttaaatgaTTATGGAACCATTTATTTTTTCCTCATTTGATTTGGTGTATTATATACTGTGTGTAGCTTTTGCATGGTTTAAGTGTGAAGAAGGGATTGTGGATTGTGAGAAGTTtctaagagaagaaaagaagattttaaCGAAAAGTGGAAAACACTTCGGCGATGACCAAAGTTATGTGAGGATAAGCATGTTGGATAGAGATACtaactttaatattttccttCACAGGGTTTCAGTTTCCTCTAATTCAACTTTGTAAGTGCAATTGTGCATGTGATGATGATCTTTGCAACAAGTGTTTTCTAAATTATTGGAATTTTGAATAATGTGATGAAGATCAAAAGGACCAACTAATTCGTCTCTCGGatgaatgaatatataatatagattgGATACTGATGATCAAGCTCAAGTTAAAACTTATACGCCCTACAAGAGAACATTCATTCACTACCGAGCGTTTGTTCAAGTGTGTCGGCATGTTGGTCTGAAAAGTCTtggttgtaaatttgtaatctttTGAAGGATCAGATCCAACACATTTCACttatagcttcttcttttttttttttttttttttttttcttttttcaatttttaactCCAACGTTAATTAGGTGATCATATCCTTCATCGTCATGGCAACTATGGTGCAAGTATCACTGTCGCAACCTGTCCGTTTTACAATTGTATCAGCTTTCCCACTGCGTCATTTGTATATCACGTCAACTATTTTGTCTGCATATATAATTCAGAAGGATAAAATCATTTctatataatttatcaaaagTGTTAACAaatttaaccaacaaaaaaaaacactaacaaactatattttttttacatcaaaccCTTTTGAAAATGGCTCTCTTCGATAAACAACACCAACAAACTACTTAAATATTAACACTGtgaaaatactttaaaaaaaaaaccgccCATTCATCATGctttaaaagtttatgaaaagataaattgaaaataactaaagagtaaagagcgtcaactaacaaaaaataaaataaaacttctagaaacaaaataaaatttacaaaatatatatggatGAGGAAGAATAGAGTAGGAGGTGAGACACAACCACACAAACCGTTCACGTGATTGTTTCTGCAAAATTCATCATCAACTTTCTCCTGACTACGCCACATCACATTTGTTTGTGGTACTATTCCGTCGTCAAACGCCCGTCGTCTTTGTCTTTTTCCACAAATTAACTCCTCCCTTCTTTATCAACTTGATGATCGTCTACATAACAATACTTGTCTTTTTCCCTATTCACAAATTAATTAGTCTTTGTCTTTGATGAGagatgtaaatattattttgaaaccaaaattgatCCTAATCTAAGTTTGAGTACCATTATTTATACCCATTTCTTGAATTTTGATAGCATCTCGTAATTGTTTCCATTTCTGTTATTCATCCTTACACAAATGACCCTCATGttcgttgttttgtttgttgtaaatCTAAATAATCATCGACAcacgaaaaaaaattaaggtagTAACCAAGATATGTGTTTCTCACCTTCACCATAAATAAGCcgaacaaattatataaattgttttgtaattttgtactACTAATTAGTGACAAAGAGTTCGAAAGAGGGAGAAAATATGATTAAGAGTTGGAATAAAATCATAGATGATAAGCTGTAAATATGTCTTACAAAAAACGTGCTTCAATTCCATTTTAAGGATAAATGATGCTTTAGgtcttaaaattaatttgttgcAACTTGCAACATGATCTCTttaagaccaaaaacaaaacaagactaCACCGGTTGGTCCACAATTAATTTCTGGCTCACAATAATATTCCTACATATTACACTACAACATTATATaacagtaagaaaaaaaaacatagtacaataaaacctctataaattaataatgttgggactaagacattttattaatttatagtgatattaatttatctataaattgataattattattttatagtgtaaattaataattattaatttatagatatatttttaattatttatttttaaaaaaattatgaattggaacaactatagcaaaataagattaaactttcggatgttataaattttatggtttaggaattgaacttgtaatatttagaaagcactatttacaataaattacaaatattatagacaaattgacttatacacatgagacacataaattcaaatctatgaataataatatcaattctcctattttaataatctgtcaaattatcaaattgtaaatgatgcatatctaaaaattaaaactttaaatttaattatttgtatgacatgttataaaatattttagagatatcattataggttgaaaatacaacattacaattgttctatagaattgagctttaggagaaatatacactattatatcagtatatatatatatatatataaatttacataattattaatttatgatattattgggaccatattttataaggagatttcgaaaaaattattatcttattatcttatcgaatattgttaatttttacactggcccgacttgggaccagcaaaatttattaatttatagtgtttattaatttatagagtattaatttatagaggttttaccgtatataacagtaagTAATGCAtacaaaaatcccaaaaaaaaaaatcatttaaagtcACACAATTATTAGAACGGTTAAGTAGATTTAAACTTAAAACTAGATCTACAAACTTCACTGAGCAAGTTTTAGATTTCAAACAACtgttatatatactttttttttttgtcacaagttatatatactattaagAAGTATATTTAGCCCACTGTTACATCAAGATAATAAATTGCAAATGTTTTTGAAGATTAGCTTAAGACTAGAAAATACCGACAAATATTATCATCATCTATATAGGCATGCTCGTTTCtgaaaaaaagtttgatatacATATACTGTCAGGGTTCAATTTTGAAATCGAATTCTTTTTGTAACTGCATAGCCGGACTGAATTACTATGGGTCGTGGACTTACCTACCGGTGAGACGGTCATTTGGTCGGGATAGTTGAACAACTTTTGGTTAAGGGAATGGTTGAATTTTCATTATATGTTCAGATATTTGTGAGTAGGGAGCGATTTAAATATTATCAATTGTAAAAGAGCTgattaccaaattaggaaatttgtttgataatgaacacaaacaaaaaacaaaatgaaggcCGGATTTAAACTAATGACACGTTATCTCAACGTCCCCATGCTTTTGCCATTTTGCTGTGATCAGTAAGTCCCAAAGACACTTTTGCTTTCACCTCAGTTCCACTTTGATCCTCTTTTTACGGCAAAGTCGCCTTAGTCAACCGTACCTTGAACAAAGCCCTAAGCGTcattttaatcatttaattaatcaatcTCAAACCACCATTTAATTAAATCCTACAATATAAcataaactttataattttttctataaacTGTACTTTCCATTAAACCCTCAAAAGGTTATGGCTTATGGGTGTCTTTTTTTGGATAAACTGTATCAAAATTATGCTtagaaaaaaacgtaaaaaatGTTGAGGCTCTCTTTTATTAAGCGGCAGGCTTGGGAATTGTTGTCCACActctcatcatctctctctctctcgttcttaTCTTCACTGTTTCATCTTTTCATTCggattatattaaaatatatatattactttttccTACCATAATTTATACTCTTAACTCATGAATTATTGGTCTCTAGAATAGTTTACAAGTAACAATCTAATTGTACGGATGTCTCTTGTGATGCCGAAGAATTGAGAAGCAAAGAAAATAGAGGGAAGATGAATTTTGAGgagcaagaagaagatatggagaTGTCGGGTGCTAATCCCCCCGGTGGTTACGACTCTCTGAGCGGCGAGGGAGCTACGTCgagcggcggcggaggaggaggaggaaggaacAAAGGGGTCGGAGGGAAGATGAGGTATAGAGAGTGCTTGAAAAACCATGCCGTGAACATAGGAGGCCACGCCGTGGACGGATGCTGCGAGTTCATGCCTTCCGGTGAAGATGGTACGCTCGATGCTCTCAAGTGTGCAGCTTGTGGCTGCCACCGCAACTTCCACCGCAAGGAAACTGAAATCATCGGCGGCAGGGCCCATAGAGTTCCCACGTACTACAACCGCCCTCCGCAGCCGCATCCGCCTCCTGGATATCTTCATCTAGCATCTCCCGTGGCAACAGGGCAGCCTTATAGGCCACCCGTGGGATCGGCGGACGAGGAGGATACATCGAATCCGAGCAGCAGCGGGGGGACCACGGCGAAGAGGTTTAGAACGAAGTTCACTGCGGAGCAGAAGGAGAAGATGTTAGCCTTTGCGGAGAGGTTGGGGTGGCGAATTCAGAAGCACGATGACGTAGCTGTTGAGCAGTTCTGTGCGGAGACTGGTGTTAGGAGACAAGTGCTTAAAATTTGGATGCATAACAACAAGAACTCTCTTGGTAAGAAACCCTAGTTTTGCTCAGACATTATTTAAAATTGCTAGAAGATCATAATTGTTTCGTTTTTGGTATGACTCTTTCTGTAACTACTTTTGCTTAgtagttatgtttttttcttttctttcttcttttagttAATAACCGTATCTAGTAGTTTGGGACAGCTTAGGACACATTGTGATTAATTAATCATCATCAGTAACGTTTGGTTCAAATggttaatttcataatttactGAACGATCGTAATTGAGTGATGGACCaattaaactttcaaaaataaaagtacgGTGCATAGAGTTGTAGACCAATGAGTTTCAACCTCAGCTGTCTTTAGCTTTTTGTGTCTTTGTAAACATTAGAAAAGCATACTCTTTATTAGCTAGTTCTCTATATTACTATTACCATATATTCCTATGTCAATTAGATGATAAGGAGCCGTTGATAAAGATTTGGAGCCTTGTAATATGTgatagtgttgttgttgttgttgtgttagaACTAGATTTAAAGTCTTAAACCcgtatgttacatatatattgttgacaaacaaataaaatgataatgaGAGCTAGCAATAATCAGTTACAGTCCCTACGTAAAACTTACCATTTAGCTTATAGCTAGGGCGGttaaaatgtattaatttaaGGTAAGAAAGAAGATAAGATATAGTTGAGCATGTGCAACAATGAGAAGCCATTGACGATATTACTCTTAGTTAGGTGTGTAAGCATTACGTGCCATTGCGGGGAAACTCAATTCGCACTcgttaatataacaaaaaaaaacatgttgtttaaataagtaaaacatatGTTTAAGTAACATGTTATTTGCTTATTACGCATGTGACGATTCCCATAAACAGCATGCTATAATATGTTGAAAATATGACTAGTTTAAGAAACAATTATACATAACGTAGAGTATAACTATACATGTATATGTTTATTATTATGCTCATGATATCTATAAATAGAATCCTATAATCAAATGTGATAAATTGACGCAAATCCACATAATAATGTATTTAACTTATTAATAAGTGATAAAAAGTTAAAGACAAATCGCAGTTAAGGATAAAAAAATTGTCCGGTTTAGACATAAAATCCAGTTTTTTCAAGGGTTCACATTTTGACCCATTTTCtattgtattttcttcttctcatttacTAAATATTTCCTTAGTTCATttaacttattttgatttttttcaaagaGACTTTGGACCGTAAAATCcggattttttcatttttattaaaggTACTTTATCTCATGTGAACAGTATAGTAACCTTTCGAAGCAAGTCAAGTGAACCGAAAGGCttgaaataattaaaccaaatgaTTCCCGATGgagatgatatatatagatttccaTCTTGATGAAGAAAATGACGAATTCACATTTGTCACCTTTCTCTCGCTATCTTACCAAAACCCACCGCTCTCAATACATATGCATTAACTCCCTCTTCTCACTCTTTTGTCTCTTTCAGCACAACCTAATTAATTAACCATCATTTAATTGTCGTAACGCTTGATGTAAACATATCAAGTTACTCTTGGGATTCTTTTCCTCCTCAATCTTGtgatcccttttttttttttttttttttttttttttttttaacttttataattcattttttcaaGGATATAAGGAAATAGTAGTTAATTAGATGAGCACCTTACctagaaaacacaaaaatttccATTTAGAATTGAAGAACCTTATTATAACAATCTCCTTTGATAACAAACTCACAAGTTGACATgtcttttttgaaaataaatattcaaaatctcATTCTCGCCATCTCATTTATAAGTTATGAAGTTGCATATCGGTCCGCATTTTGGTCCGAGCATCTTTCCGCGAACATTTATTTGCATATTGATAGATATTATTTCGATTTTTCAGCTCACAGCGTCTCTTTTAATATAAAGAAGGATATACTACCAACAGGTTGTGAGATGACATTTATATTGATTTGGTTGGCATTATGCGACAGGAGTCGTGGCCctctatatatgtaaacaacCTTTCAACTTTGTACCCACCAATTTACTTGTACCATAGCTGCAGAGATTTGAAGTCCAACAAGTTGTTGGCATTGCCTAGATCTAGATCGTTAGTCCATTACCATCTTATACTGAGACAGTCTCTGTAAAAGATTTTTATGGCTTTATATAAACTTTGAATGCATGGTATGATATGAAATACAGAAATACTAATTCGTTAACCAATTAGCTCAGAGTGAAAAATTCCTCCATTTTCCATATAACTAAGAGAACCTCTAAAATACTTTTGAAATGGGAAGTTTATATATCTACAAATTAACCTCATAAATTGCGACcttctattatattttttttcatgataacCTTTGAAAAACAATCCaacattttttgtattataatttttttgtattatatatatagatatatacttgCATATAACGACTCGTGTTTCTTtgtgtaattttctttttgggtaatGTTTAAATACATACAAGCACTTATCATAACTGGAGGACCTCTTTTAACTATAGTTGCATTATAATTAGTTCACACCCACATGTCTTGAAGGTGTGAATATTGAATTAGTAATATGAAAACTAATAGAGATTGAAAAAAACGacttttaaaatagtaattttctttttgtttggtaaaagatgataaatatgaagatgaaaacaaaataaaataaaccttttaaaataaaatattcggATAAAGAAAATCAGACATTTTTCTTTCTACATTATTTAAGATGGGCATGTCATCTACAATTTTAACAAGTGTGAGTTGGGGAAGATACTAAAGATAATCTTATTTCTTCAAGTTTCTAAGTGCTTATACTTCTTTAAGCATTTCCAATGGTCCTCTACTTTCacctctaaactctaaactctatTTTACAATAGTTTTGCTCCAATAGatctctattttcacctctataatagagattactattttttttcctatttttagaggaactctattttttcctctataaatagagatgaactattttatttgcaaagtagtcctcttaatctttaacttcttttatttatgaccaaaataaataaaataaatatttttaagaactaataatacaaatttaataaaataagtatttttaaaaactaataatataaatttaagaataaatatttagtctaaaatattgagactaccatttggaaaagataatttctataaattataatatttatttttcattcaatccataataattattataatacaaaaaactaATAACTTAATAATCCGGTAAATTATTTTGGGATCCACCAATATCGCTAAAATATTGTGAAAGTGttacaaatttaaagtaaaatgggttagtttgcaatttttataaataaaaagtgttaattgtaaaataaaaaataaatatatttggaatattctttttagaggaaaaaatagagaaaaccataGGAGCAAAACtctcctctattatagagggAAAAATAAGGGAAACCATTGAAGATGGTCTTAGGAATCATTTTAAATgttgtttgattaaaaaatcatttaatttatttaatttacctCTTTTACATTAAAAACCATTAAGTAAAGTgactttatttttgtcaacagcAAACCAGATTGGCTTAAAGCCAATGAGACGGAACATTGTTTATAAAGGTAATAAGATGCGGCTCGGAACGAACTCGCCGTGCCagattatccgctttaccattctgcgTGCGAGGAATGAGGATCAGCGAGAAGGATGTGAACTCCTCTTTATCTTCCTgaatgtcctccaaataagtCTTGAACGCTGGCCACTCTGAGGatgaagacaccatcttcactaagtcggaGCAGTCGGTAAGGAACACAACATCCTGATTATCCGCTCCAATCATGCAACGCATCGCCCAAAGGAGGGCTTCGACCTCTGCATGTAGTGGGGAGAGACTACCCCGGAGATTAGCTGCTCCCATAGTGGGAGCCTccgccccccccccccccccccNNNNNNNNNNNNNNNNNNNNNNNNNNNNNNNNNNNNNNNNNNNNNNNNNNNNNNNNNNNNNNNNNNNNNNNNNNNNNNNNNNNNNNNNNNNNNNNNNNNNNNNNNNNNNNNNNNNNNNNNNNNNNNNNNNNNNNNNNNNNNNNNNNNNNNNNNNNNNNNNNNNNNNNNNNNNNNNNNNNNNNNNNNNNNNNNNNNNNNNNNNNNNNNNNNNN
The sequence above is a segment of the Camelina sativa cultivar DH55 chromosome 10, Cs, whole genome shotgun sequence genome. Coding sequences within it:
- the LOC104717808 gene encoding zinc-finger homeodomain protein 2-like — its product is MNFEEQEEDMEMSGANPPGGYDSLSGEGATSSGGGGGGGRNKGVGGKMRYRECLKNHAVNIGGHAVDGCCEFMPSGEDGTLDALKCAACGCHRNFHRKETEIIGGRAHRVPTYYNRPPQPHPPPGYLHLASPVATGQPYRPPVGSADEEDTSNPSSSGGTTAKRFRTKFTAEQKEKMLAFAERLGWRIQKHDDVAVEQFCAETGVRRQVLKIWMHNNKNSLGKKP
- the LOC104720137 gene encoding tryptophan aminotransferase-related protein 2-like, with amino-acid sequence GNAVTQDRFIVVGTGSTQLYQAALYALSPHDDSGPINVVSAAPYYSSYPLITDCLKSGLYRWGGDAKTYREEGPYIELVTSPNNPDGFLREPVVNSSKGKLIHDLAYYWPQYTPIASAADHDVMLFTASKSTGHAGMRIGWALVKDRETARKMTEYIELNTIGVSKDSQLRVAKVLKAVSDSCGNETAKSFFEHSYDAMYERWKLLKQAAKDTKRFTVPDFVSQRCNFFGKVFELQPAFAWFKCEEGIVDCEKFLREEKKILTKSGKHFGDDQSYVRISMLDRDTNFNIFLHRVSVSSNSTL